In Stomoxys calcitrans chromosome 2, idStoCalc2.1, whole genome shotgun sequence, the following proteins share a genomic window:
- the LOC106086114 gene encoding sphingomyelin phosphodiesterase 1, whose translation MRIILVVFTATLLASILAVNLPGVPREFTTNDVVLSAVSDEIARKLAEEYIKYMKTGVESASLRQISTQLANSHSKKDLFTKEVDQLGAADSFFACTTCRSVVNVISRSFREEDGELHGQENRDYVKKFVVGFCNRLNIQTEEVCGELFEIHWNLAQYIIQNTGIDSREFCGMFMQNGFCNVGTHPDYEWTVEIDDSVPAATEPKFDIPAKSSSDLKILHITDIHHDPLYEPGALAECDEPMCCQRHKDVAQGTAKAAGYWGDYRDCDLPWHTVDNALMHIKETHDVDYIYQTGDVVDHMVWATSDEKNKEVYEKVTNKIYEVFPSVPVYPAIGNHEPHPLNIFAPDYVPEEFSSKKFYEHIYEIWSNYLPADTKETIVKGGYYTTLVKPGFRIVSLNNNDCYTNNWWLFFNGTDMKTQLMWLHDVLLTAEKDHENVHILAHIPSGSGTCWHVWSREYNRIIARFRNTISGIFNGHHHNDEMNVHYSNGHAIAMSWNAGALTTFSYRNPNYRIYDVEPTTYQVVDHETWIFNLTEANLAGEGVKPNWYKEYIFSEEFTNNLSPGSIDAHLDVMANNPDLVRKFWRYKRTSADPALAGGCGKGCLLNTICNIAITVTNQRERCNELTAKLSLAIDNENTSSSGPTDSTTDSTTASTSTSTGTTSSPTSTDSTTSSTSTTTPEDEDDGAISITAISFTTMMAVYFAISNVV comes from the exons ATGAGGATTATTTTGGTGGTGTTTACAGCAACGCTCTTGGCCTCAATATTGGCCGTGAATTTACCAGGAGTACCAAGAGAATTCACAACCAACGATGTCGTGCTATCAGCAGTGTCGG ATGAAATTGCTCGTAAACTTGCCGAGGAATACATCAAATATATGAAGACCGGTGTCGAGTCTGCCTCTCTACGCCAGATATCCACCCAGTTAGCCAACTCTCATAGTAAAAAGGATTTATTCACCAAGGAAGTCGATCAATTGGGAGCCGCAGATTCATTTTTCGCTTGCACAACTTGTAGGTCTGTGGTCAATGTTATAAGTCGTAGTTTCCGCGAAGAAGATGGAGAGCTGCATGGTCAGGAAAATCGTGATTATGTGAAAAAATTCGTCGTTGGTTTCTGTAACCGCCTTAACATACAAACCGAAGAAGTTTGCGGTGAACTTTTTGAGATTCACTGGAATTTAGCTCAATATATTATACAGAATACAGGCATTGATTCACGTGAATTCTGTGGCATGTTCATGCAGAATGGTTTCTGTAATGTGGGTACACATCCCGATTACGAATGGACTGTGGAGATTGATGATAGTGTGCCTGCCGCCACGGAACCCAAATTCGATATTCCTGCCAAGAGTTCGAgtgatttgaaaattttacatatCACCGATATACATCACGATCCCTTGTATGAACCTGGTGCCTTGGCTGAATGTGATGAGCCCATGTGCTGTCAGCGTCATAAGGATGTGGCTCAAGGTACTGCCAAGGCAGCTGGCTATTGGGGTGATTATCGTGATTGTGATCTTCCCTGGCATACGGTCGACAATGCCCTCATGCATATTAAGGAAACTCATGATGTGGATTATATCTATCAAACGGGGGATGTAGTTGATCACATGGTATGGGCTACTTCGGATGAGAAGAATAAGGAAGTCTATGAAAAGGTTACCAACAAAATCTATGAAGTATTTCCCAGTGTGCCAGTATATCCCGCCATTGGTAATCATGAACCACATCCTTTGAACAT ATTTGCTCCTGACTATGTGCCTGAGGAGTTTAGCTCTAAGAAGTTCTATGAACATATCtatgaaatatggtccaattatTTACCCGCCGATACCAAGGAAACCATTGTCAAGGGTGGCTACTACACTACACTGGTAAAGCCCGGTTTCCGCATTGTCTCGCTGAATAATAACGATTGTTATACCAACAATTGGTGGCTGTTCTTCAATGGCACCGATATGAAGACTCAGTTAATGTGGTTGCATGATGTCCTCTTGACTGCCGAAAAGGATCATGAGAATGTTCACATTTTGGCCCATATTCCCTCGGGCAGTGGCACCTGCTGGCATGTCTGGTCTAGGGAATATAATCGTATTATCGCCCGTTTCCGCAATACCATTAGTGGCATATTTAATGGACACCACCATAATGATGAGATGAATGTTCACTATTCGAATGGTCATGCCATAGCTATGTCTTGGAATGCAGGAGCATTGACTACGTTCTCCTACAGAAATCCCAATTATCGCATATATGATGTGGAGCCTACGACCTAT CAAGTTGTTGACCATGAAACCTGGATTTTCAATTTGACCGAAGCTAACTTGGCTGGTGAAGGTGTCAAACCAAACTGGTATAAGGAATACATTTTCTCCGAAGAGTTTACCAACAATCTTAGTCCTGGCTCGATTGATGCCCATTTGGATGTTATGGCCAATAATCCCGATTTGGTCAGAAAG TTCTGGCGCTATAAGAGGACCTCTGCAGATCCCGCTCTGGCTGGAGGCTGTGGTAAAGGCTGCCTTCTCAACACTATTTGTAACATTGCCATTACGGTAACTAACCAAAGAGAACGATGTAATGAATTGACAGCAAAATTAAGTCTTGCG ATTGACAATGAGAACACCTCGAGTTCAGGTCCCACAGATTCCACCACAGATTCTACCACTGCATCTACATCCACTAGTACGGGTACTACCTCTTCACCCACTAGTACAGATTCCACAACTTCATCTACATCGACTACTACTCCCGAAGATGAAGATGATGGTGCTATATCGATTACTGCAATTAGTTTTACTACCATGATGGCTGTATATTTTGCAATATCCAATGtagtttag
- the LOC131994672 gene encoding sphingomyelin phosphodiesterase-like, with amino-acid sequence MVAAKAQKSSEVLITNFSSDDQEISSTSDDISTKYVNEYLHYMDTGIESEELLDVTQQILEAKNGTKRFARFPPAVTKNFFTCTMCRISAKFLIWSLRVTTSPSQTEAITKNAFAYLCSSLRIQTPQVCAGVFELNWPILYYIFRNSKANPQTICGNLPISFCHVEQPEFEIHLKIDPGKCALNAPKSQKPQKTSNDLTVLHLTDIHNDPEYGEGNLADCDEPLCCRASSTGKMPSSNNSNAGYWGDYRNCDVPLYVVDNAFDHIREAHKKIDYLYLTGDIVAHNVWSTSKQSNEDIITNVYNLIEEKFKGIPIYPCVGNHESHPVNVFAPDIVPQQFQTTWLYEYLWHEWQRWLPTSTKETVIRGGYYTVAPRPGFRIISLNNVDCYILNWWMYYDANATSLPQLQWLHETLLSAEKNGEYVHILAHIASGTSDCWPVWAREYNRLVERFSHTISGIFNGHSHQDEFQVHYSAKGHAMAISWNAGSLTTHTMKNPNYRMYEVEPETYQVVDHSTWIFNLTEANGHEDRRPPNWYMEYNISQFTQNLSPGGIDALLEEMAANPNLLRQFWKYKVLSSDPQLKSGCNDNCLLETICGYATSVYNEKSRCKALQDKLKSSLRSKY; translated from the exons ATGGTAGCTGCAAAAGCTCAAAAGTCTTCGGAGGTTTTAATAACGAATTTTAGTTCAGATGATCAGGAAATATCATCTACATCTG ATGATATTTCCACCAAATATGTGAACGAATATTTGCATTATATGGATACCGGCATAGAATCTGAAGAATTGCTGGATGTCACCCAACAAATACTTGAGGCAAAAAATGGAACAAAAAGATTTGCTCGTTTTCCACCGGCAGTAACTAAAAACTTCTTTACTTGCACAATGTGTCGCATAAGTGCCAAATTTCTGATATGGTCATTAAGAGTAACCACATCTCCCTCCCAAACAGAAGCAATAACCAAAAATGCCTTCGCCTATTTATGCTCAAGTCTAAGAATACAAACGCCACAAGTGTGTGCTGGTGTTTTTGAGCTCAATTGGCCCATATTGTATTACATTTTTAGAAATTCCAAAGCAAATCCTCAGACAATATGTGGTAATTTGCCCATATCATTTTGCCATGTTGAGCAACCGGAATTCGAAATACATCTGAAAATAGATCCTGGCAAATGTGCCTTGAATGCTCCCAAATCTCAAAAGCCTCAGAAAACCTCCAATGATTTGACTGTGCTACATCTCACCGATATACACAACGATCCTGAGTATGGAGAAGGTAATTTGGCCGATTGTGATGAACCCTTATGTTGTCGTGCCTCCTCAACGGGTAAGATGCCTTCATCTAATAACTCAAACGCCGGCTATTGGGGTGATTATCGTAATTGTGATGTACCCTTGTATGTGGTGGACAATGCTTTCGATCACATAAGAGAAGCTCACAAGAAAATTGACTACCTTTATTTGACGGGAGATATAGTGGCCCACAATGTATGGTCCACCAGCAAACAAAGCAATGAGGATATAATAACCAACGTTTATAATTTGATTGAAGAGAAATTTAAAGGTATTCCAATATATCCTTGTGTGGGCAATCACGAATCGCATCCAGTAAATGT TTTCGCTCCCGATATTGTCCCCCAACAATTTCAAACCACCTGGCTATATGAATATCTATGGCATGAGTGGCAACGATGGTTACCAACCTCTACCAAGGAAACAGTCATAAGAGGTGGCTATTACACTGTCGCCCCTAGACCTGGCTTTCGCATAATCAGCCTAAATAATGTCGATTGTTATATACTCAATTGGTGGATGTACTATGATGCTAATGCCACTAGTCTACCTCAACTACAGTGGTTACACGAAACCCTGCTGAGTGCTGAAAAGAATGGGGAATATGTTCACATTTTGGCTCATATCGCCTCAGGGACATCAGATTGTTGGCCTGTTTGGGCACGTGAATATAATCGGTTGGTGGAACGTTTTAGTCATACCATAAGTGGAATTTTCAATGGTCATTCACATCAAGATGAATTTCAGGTCCACTATTCTGCCAAAGGACACGCCATGGCCATCTCATGGAATGCTGGCAGTTTAACAACCCATACAATGAAAAATCCCAACTATAGAATGTATGAAGTGGAACCGGAGACATAT CAAGTCGTAGACCATTCTACTTGGATTTTTAATTTAACTGAAGCTAATGGCCATGAAGATCGCCGCCCTCCTAATTGGTATATGGAATATAACATTTCACAATTTACTCAAAATTTGAGCCCCGGTGGTATCGATGCATTATTGGAAGAAATGGCTGCAAATCCTAATTTACTGAGACAG TTTTGGAAATACAAAGTGCTCTCCTCTGACCCCCAGTTGAAGTCGGGATGTAATGACAACTGTCTCTTAGAGACAATATGTGGTTATGCCACTTCGGTATATAATGAAAAGAGTCGATGTAAGGCATTGCAAGATAAGCTGAAATCATCGTTAAGATCCAAATATTAA